One genomic segment of Thalassospiraceae bacterium LMO-SO8 includes these proteins:
- a CDS encoding CoA transferase — protein MEALQGLKVIELGQFVAGPFAAKTLADFGADVIKVEAAGAGDGLRKWRIVQDGTSLWWEIQSRNKRSVCLDLKSPEDRDVVLALAKEADVVIENFKPGTLEKWGLGWDQLHAINPKLVMLRISGFGQTGPYKDKPGFGVLGESMGGLRYITGEPGRVPVRVGISIGDTLASMHGVMGLMFALHHVNVNGGEGQVVDVALYESVFNVMESTLTEYTSAGVVRERTGSALPGIVPTNAYLCKDDQYVLIAGNGDSIFQRLMTEMGRQDLADDPELKHNDGRSRHVERIDAAIQEWAATMTCDEVIARLDAVSVPVGKTYTIADIVEDPQYQAREMILDTVTSQGKPMKTPGIVPKLSATPGRVKHPAPTLGQHTDDLKQPGWPRRTD, from the coding sequence ATGGAAGCTCTTCAAGGATTGAAAGTGATTGAACTGGGCCAGTTCGTGGCCGGGCCCTTCGCGGCCAAGACGTTGGCCGATTTCGGCGCCGACGTGATCAAGGTCGAGGCGGCCGGGGCCGGCGACGGCCTGCGCAAATGGCGCATCGTGCAGGACGGCACCTCGCTGTGGTGGGAGATCCAGTCGCGCAACAAGCGTTCGGTCTGTCTTGACCTGAAATCCCCGGAAGACCGTGACGTGGTTCTAGCGCTGGCTAAGGAAGCCGACGTGGTGATCGAGAACTTCAAGCCGGGCACCCTGGAGAAATGGGGCCTGGGCTGGGACCAGCTTCACGCCATCAATCCCAAGCTGGTCATGCTGCGGATTTCCGGCTTCGGCCAGACGGGGCCCTACAAGGACAAGCCCGGCTTCGGCGTGCTGGGCGAGTCCATGGGCGGGCTGCGCTACATCACCGGCGAACCGGGCCGCGTGCCGGTGCGGGTCGGCATTTCCATCGGCGACACCCTGGCCTCCATGCACGGGGTGATGGGCCTGATGTTCGCTCTGCATCATGTCAACGTGAACGGCGGCGAGGGCCAGGTGGTCGACGTCGCCCTCTACGAATCCGTGTTCAACGTGATGGAAAGCACCCTGACGGAATACACCTCCGCCGGAGTCGTGCGCGAGCGCACGGGCAGCGCCCTGCCGGGCATCGTGCCGACCAACGCCTATCTCTGCAAGGATGACCAATACGTTCTGATCGCCGGCAACGGCGACAGCATCTTCCAGCGCCTGATGACCGAGATGGGCCGCCAGGACCTGGCGGACGACCCGGAACTGAAGCATAACGACGGCCGCTCGCGGCATGTGGAGCGGATCGATGCGGCGATCCAGGAATGGGCCGCGACCATGACCTGCGACGAGGTTATCGCGCGGCTTGACGCCGTCTCCGTCCCCGTCGGCAAGACCTATACCATCGCCGACATCGTCGAGGATCCCCAGTACCAGGCGCGCGAGATGATCCTGGATACGGTGACCTCCCAGGGCAAACCCATGAAGACGCCGGGCATTGTGCCGAAGCTGAGCGCCACGCCGGGCCGGGTGAAGCATCCCGCGCCGACCCTGGGCCAGCATACGGACGACCTGAAGCAGCCGGGCTGGCCCCGCCGCACGGATTGA
- a CDS encoding DsbA family protein has product MMSKHFLYVADPMCSWCWGFSPVIGKVAETFGADAPVRVMVGGLRPGTVHPMRGKDKDYIRDHWHHVQDATGQPFDFAFFDQDNFVYDTEPACRAVVTARKLDEAKALPFLAHLHHAFYVDNRDTAKEGELADIAGEFGFERDEFLALLTSPDTREETQGDFWFAQSSGITGFPTLLAVEDQKATLVTAGYLPWENLAEPLAGWVAA; this is encoded by the coding sequence ATGATGAGCAAGCATTTCCTCTACGTCGCCGACCCCATGTGTTCCTGGTGCTGGGGCTTTTCTCCGGTCATCGGCAAGGTCGCGGAAACCTTCGGCGCCGACGCCCCCGTGCGGGTCATGGTCGGCGGCCTGCGCCCCGGCACGGTCCACCCCATGCGCGGCAAGGACAAGGACTACATCCGCGACCACTGGCATCATGTGCAGGACGCCACGGGCCAGCCCTTCGACTTCGCCTTCTTCGATCAGGACAATTTCGTCTACGACACGGAACCGGCCTGCCGCGCCGTCGTCACGGCGCGCAAGCTGGACGAAGCCAAGGCGCTGCCGTTCCTGGCCCATCTGCACCATGCCTTCTATGTCGACAACCGCGACACGGCGAAGGAGGGCGAGTTGGCCGACATCGCGGGTGAGTTCGGGTTCGAGCGCGACGAATTCCTCGCCCTGCTGACCTCGCCCGACACGCGCGAGGAAACCCAGGGCGATTTCTGGTTCGCGCAAAGCTCCGGCATCACCGGGTTTCCGACATTGTTGGCGGTCGAGGATCAAAAGGCGACGTTGGTCACGGCGGGCTATCTGCCTTGGGAGAACCTGGCCGAACCGCTGGCCGGTTGGGTCGCTGCCTAG
- a CDS encoding UbiX family flavin prenyltransferase: MSNDRKRILIAITGASGAVYGRRLLEMLVETPDVESHLVISKAGRLTISAELDRDAAEVEALADVVHLAGNVGAPVSSGSFRLDAMIVAPCSVKTASNIAYGNTGDLITRAADVMLKERRTLVLAVRETPLHAGHLETLTKLATLGAVIFPPVPAFYQKPQAISDLVDQTCMRLLDQAGVHLDTAPRWGEAGGIAAIGGDKP, encoded by the coding sequence ATGTCGAATGACCGAAAACGCATCCTTATCGCCATCACCGGCGCCTCGGGCGCCGTCTATGGCCGGCGCCTGCTGGAAATGCTGGTGGAAACGCCGGATGTCGAAAGCCATCTGGTGATCTCCAAGGCCGGGCGACTGACCATTTCCGCCGAGCTTGACCGCGACGCGGCCGAGGTCGAGGCCCTGGCCGATGTCGTGCATCTGGCGGGCAACGTGGGGGCTCCCGTGTCCTCGGGCTCGTTCCGCCTCGACGCCATGATCGTCGCCCCCTGTTCCGTGAAGACGGCGTCCAACATCGCCTACGGCAATACGGGCGACCTGATCACCCGCGCCGCCGACGTGATGCTGAAGGAACGGCGGACATTGGTGCTGGCCGTGCGCGAAACGCCGCTGCACGCCGGGCACCTGGAAACCCTGACCAAGCTGGCGACCCTGGGCGCGGTCATCTTCCCGCCCGTGCCGGCGTTCTATCAGAAACCGCAGGCGATCAGCGATCTGGTCGATCAGACCTGCATGCGCCTGTTGGATCAGGCAGGAGTGCATCTGGACACGGCCCCCCGCTGGGGCGAGGCCGGGGGCATCGCGGCGATCGGCGGCGACAAGCCGTGA
- a CDS encoding helix-turn-helix domain-containing protein: MRPFKHPDIDAVSLEHLLHALSDPVRMDIVRRLADEGEASCNALDGGRPKSSMSHHFRVLREAGLVWTRNDGTVHMNSLRRKELDKRFPGLMKAVLAAK, encoded by the coding sequence ATGCGACCGTTCAAACATCCGGACATCGATGCCGTCTCGTTGGAGCATCTGCTGCATGCTCTCAGCGACCCGGTACGCATGGACATCGTCCGCCGCTTGGCGGATGAGGGCGAGGCGAGCTGCAACGCGCTTGACGGCGGCCGCCCGAAATCAAGCATGTCCCATCACTTCCGGGTGCTGCGCGAGGCAGGCCTGGTGTGGACGCGCAACGACGGCACCGTGCATATGAACTCCCTGCGCCGCAAGGAACTGGACAAGCGTTTTCCCGGCCTGATGAAGGCGGTGCTCGCGGCGAAGTGA
- a CDS encoding histone deacetylase — MRFFTSDRFVIPLPDGHSFPGRKYILLREHLVREGILATDSILPSPMAEADDIARAHDADYITAVRDGRLDAQAQRRIGLPWSRNLVDRVTATMGGAVAAAEAALEFGLSGQLAGGTHHAHRDFGAGYCIFNDFAIAALKVLAEGWARRVAIIDLDVHQGDGNAAILTGHPDVFVFSMQGEKNFPHHRVASDLDVDLPDGTEDAAYLKALAEHLPAVFDFRPDLVLYQAGVDPLAEDRLGRLALTLNGLAKRDRLVLTECRSRGIPVALGLGGGYANPIELSVHAYANTYAVAKDVYRF, encoded by the coding sequence ATGCGCTTTTTCACCTCCGACCGTTTTGTCATTCCCCTTCCCGACGGCCACAGCTTTCCGGGGCGGAAGTACATCCTGCTGCGCGAACACCTGGTGCGCGAGGGCATCCTGGCGACGGACAGCATCCTCCCCTCGCCCATGGCCGAGGCGGACGACATCGCCCGCGCCCATGACGCCGATTACATAACGGCGGTGCGCGACGGCCGCCTGGACGCCCAGGCCCAGCGCCGCATCGGCCTGCCGTGGAGCCGCAATCTGGTCGACCGGGTGACGGCAACCATGGGCGGTGCCGTGGCGGCGGCGGAAGCGGCGCTGGAATTCGGCCTGTCAGGCCAGCTTGCCGGCGGCACCCATCACGCCCATCGGGATTTCGGCGCGGGATACTGCATTTTCAACGATTTCGCGATCGCCGCGCTGAAGGTCCTGGCCGAAGGCTGGGCCCGGCGCGTTGCCATCATCGACCTGGACGTCCACCAGGGCGACGGCAACGCCGCCATCCTGACCGGCCATCCGGACGTCTTCGTGTTTTCCATGCAGGGAGAAAAGAACTTCCCGCACCATCGGGTCGCCTCGGACCTGGACGTCGACCTGCCGGACGGCACAGAGGACGCGGCCTACCTCAAGGCCCTGGCTGAGCACCTGCCCGCCGTGTTCGACTTCCGCCCGGACCTGGTGCTCTATCAGGCCGGGGTCGATCCCTTGGCCGAGGACCGATTGGGCCGCCTCGCCCTGACCCTGAACGGATTGGCCAAACGCGACCGCCTGGTGCTCACGGAATGCCGAAGCCGGGGAATCCCCGTTGCTCTAGGCCTCGGCGGCGGCTATGCCAACCCCATAGAATTGTCGGTACACGCCTACGCCAACACCTATGCCGTGGCAAAAGACGTCTATCGGTTCTAA
- a CDS encoding NADH:flavin oxidoreductase/NADH oxidase: MSTLFDPFTLKDVTLRNRIAASPMCQYSADDGMPNDWHRVHVPALARGGAGLVVVEATAVSPEGRITPGCTGLWNDAQAEALAAIAREIEAAGSVPGIQIGHAGRKASANRPWEGDDHIAADDPRGWETIAPSAIAYGGGLAKVPRAMTKADIDRVRDDFVAAAERARDAGFKWLVLHFAHGYLAQSFFSAHSNRRDDEYGGSAENRGRFLVETLAAVRKVWPENLPLTARFGVIEFDGRDEETLAESIALVNRFKDEGLDFIDVSMGFSTPDAQIPWGPGLLAPVAERVRRETGLPASTSWYISQPAQADRMIRDGQVDLVMLGRPLLANPHWPYMAAQELGVDNPAWATLPAPYAHWLARYRAA, encoded by the coding sequence ATGTCGACCCTGTTCGATCCCTTTACCCTGAAAGACGTCACCCTGCGCAACCGCATCGCGGCATCGCCCATGTGCCAATATTCCGCCGACGACGGCATGCCCAACGACTGGCACCGCGTCCATGTGCCGGCCCTCGCCCGGGGCGGCGCCGGTTTGGTCGTGGTCGAGGCCACCGCCGTCTCGCCGGAAGGCCGCATCACCCCCGGCTGCACCGGCCTGTGGAACGATGCCCAGGCCGAGGCCCTGGCCGCCATCGCCCGCGAGATCGAGGCGGCGGGTTCCGTGCCCGGCATCCAGATCGGCCATGCCGGACGCAAGGCCAGCGCCAACCGCCCGTGGGAAGGCGACGACCATATCGCCGCCGACGATCCGCGCGGCTGGGAAACCATCGCGCCGTCGGCCATCGCCTATGGCGGGGGCCTTGCCAAGGTGCCCCGCGCCATGACCAAGGCCGACATCGATCGCGTGCGGGACGATTTCGTCGCCGCCGCCGAACGCGCCCGCGACGCCGGCTTCAAATGGCTGGTCCTGCATTTCGCCCACGGCTATCTGGCGCAAAGCTTCTTTTCCGCCCATTCCAACCGGCGCGACGACGAATACGGCGGCAGCGCCGAAAACCGGGGACGTTTCCTGGTCGAGACCCTGGCCGCCGTGCGCAAGGTCTGGCCGGAAAACCTGCCGTTGACGGCGCGGTTCGGCGTTATCGAATTCGACGGTCGCGACGAGGAAACCCTGGCCGAGTCCATCGCCCTGGTGAACCGCTTCAAGGACGAAGGCCTGGATTTCATCGATGTCAGCATGGGCTTTTCGACGCCGGACGCACAGATTCCCTGGGGCCCCGGTCTCCTGGCACCGGTCGCCGAACGGGTGCGCCGGGAAACCGGCCTGCCCGCCTCGACCAGCTGGTACATCAGCCAGCCCGCCCAGGCGGACCGGATGATCCGGGACGGTCAGGTCGACCTCGTGATGCTGGGGCGGCCGCTGCTGGCCAACCCGCATTGGCCCTACATGGCGGCGCAGGAACTGGGCGTCGACAATCCGGCCTGGGCCACCCTGCCGGCACCCTACGCCCATTGGCTGGCGCGCTACCGGGCCGCGTAA
- a CDS encoding SDR family oxidoreductase gives MAIITGSTGGIGLGVARRFAAEGATVVVTGRSEEKGRMVVDALRKDGGSADFVAADVQSKADMDALAAHTVRAHGQIDVLVASASGVPSQDTNDPNVRGIFNEIDVAAVTEVVSRATAAKLLPLHAVLPHMIARESGSCMFVTSEGGRVPTAGQTTVALYAGGLVMATKVIGKEMARHKVRVNCIAVTLIGDSPSWDGFEGKIEMTDLHRAQYARIQQRAPLGIANPEDIGGVATFLASEDSAFLTGSTISPTGGLTFH, from the coding sequence GTGGCGATCATCACCGGATCGACCGGCGGCATCGGCCTGGGCGTCGCACGGCGTTTCGCGGCCGAGGGGGCGACGGTCGTCGTCACAGGTCGGTCGGAAGAAAAAGGCCGGATGGTTGTCGATGCCCTGCGGAAGGACGGTGGATCGGCCGACTTCGTTGCCGCCGATGTGCAGTCGAAGGCCGATATGGACGCCCTGGCGGCCCACACGGTGCGGGCGCACGGCCAAATCGACGTGCTGGTCGCCAGTGCCTCCGGTGTACCGTCGCAGGACACCAACGACCCGAACGTTCGCGGCATCTTCAACGAGATCGACGTCGCCGCCGTGACCGAGGTGGTGTCCCGCGCGACGGCGGCGAAGCTGCTGCCGCTGCACGCGGTCCTGCCCCATATGATCGCGCGCGAAAGCGGCAGTTGCATGTTCGTCACGTCGGAAGGTGGGCGGGTGCCGACGGCGGGTCAGACCACCGTGGCGCTTTATGCCGGCGGGTTGGTGATGGCGACCAAGGTGATCGGCAAGGAGATGGCCCGCCACAAGGTGCGGGTCAACTGCATCGCCGTGACCCTGATCGGGGACTCGCCGTCCTGGGACGGCTTCGAGGGCAAGATCGAAATGACCGACCTGCACCGGGCGCAATACGCCCGCATTCAGCAGCGGGCGCCGTTAGGAATCGCCAATCCCGAGGACATCGGCGGCGTCGCCACCTTCCTGGCGTCGGAGGATTCGGCGTTTCTCACCGGATCGACCATCAGCCCGACCGGCGGTTTGACGTTTCACTGA
- a CDS encoding thiamine pyrophosphate-binding protein, with the protein MTNTTSANKIWGRSAFLELLKQEGVSHMFGNPGTTELPIMHALAEHPDLTYVLGLQEALVVAMADGYSRASGKLVACNVHVAPGLGNAMGSLYNAKFTNTPMILTAGQQEQGHGLTEPVLYGDLVSMARPLVKWAVEVTRLEDLPRIIHRAAKVAMTPPMGPVFLSLPGDILNDEAGLDLGAATRIDTRVRPSDDVLEALAKRILAAENPVVVVGDEMVKSDALAEGGAFATALGAPVFQSSAPYGAQFLNEHPCFMGALERVQKQARAALEPYDLMIALGADPLTMSVYSPIDPLPDGMKIVQIGLDEWDIAKNYPVEIAALGDLKTTLPALAAMLAKVGGDAQAARAKASIDALAATNWSARRARLITELSDGDGPTPIDPRHMAKMITDVLPDNAIIVNEGLTSARLLDQLFPFRDRFAYHGLASGGIGWGLPAAVGVQIAQPDRPVVAVIGDGSAMYSIQALWTAAAMKLPLTYVIANNGGYRIIKQRLKSFHGSENYIAMDFVDPPIDFVAVAQGMGLTAERITDPARVRPALTEAIANPGPNLLEIVVDGTV; encoded by the coding sequence ATGACCAACACCACCAGCGCCAACAAGATCTGGGGCCGCTCGGCCTTTCTCGAACTGTTGAAGCAGGAAGGCGTCAGCCACATGTTCGGCAATCCGGGCACCACGGAACTGCCGATCATGCATGCGTTGGCCGAGCATCCGGACCTGACCTATGTCCTGGGCTTGCAGGAGGCGCTCGTCGTCGCCATGGCCGACGGCTATTCCCGCGCGTCCGGCAAGCTGGTCGCCTGCAACGTCCATGTCGCGCCGGGCCTGGGCAACGCCATGGGCTCCCTCTACAACGCGAAATTCACCAACACGCCGATGATTCTGACCGCCGGGCAGCAGGAACAGGGCCATGGCCTCACCGAGCCCGTGCTGTACGGCGATCTGGTCTCCATGGCGCGGCCGCTGGTGAAATGGGCGGTCGAGGTGACGCGCCTGGAAGACCTTCCCCGCATCATCCACCGCGCCGCCAAGGTCGCCATGACCCCGCCGATGGGGCCCGTGTTCCTGTCCCTGCCGGGCGACATCCTGAACGACGAGGCGGGCCTGGACCTGGGCGCGGCGACCCGCATCGATACCCGCGTGCGCCCGTCGGACGACGTTCTGGAAGCCCTCGCCAAGCGCATCCTGGCGGCGGAAAACCCGGTGGTCGTGGTCGGCGACGAAATGGTCAAGAGCGACGCGCTGGCAGAAGGCGGCGCGTTCGCGACGGCCCTGGGCGCTCCCGTGTTTCAGTCCTCTGCGCCCTACGGCGCCCAGTTCCTCAATGAACATCCCTGCTTCATGGGCGCCCTGGAGCGCGTCCAGAAACAGGCCCGCGCGGCGCTAGAGCCCTATGACCTGATGATCGCCCTCGGCGCCGATCCCCTGACCATGTCGGTCTACAGCCCCATCGACCCGCTGCCCGACGGCATGAAGATCGTGCAGATCGGCCTCGACGAATGGGACATCGCCAAGAACTATCCGGTCGAGATCGCGGCCCTGGGCGACCTGAAGACCACCCTGCCCGCGCTGGCCGCCATGCTGGCCAAGGTCGGCGGCGATGCCCAGGCGGCCCGCGCCAAGGCGTCCATCGACGCCCTTGCCGCGACCAACTGGTCGGCCCGGCGCGCGCGCCTGATCACGGAACTGTCGGACGGCGACGGGCCCACGCCCATCGACCCCCGCCACATGGCCAAGATGATCACCGACGTCCTGCCCGACAACGCCATCATCGTGAACGAGGGCCTGACCTCGGCCCGGCTGCTGGATCAACTGTTTCCGTTCCGCGACCGCTTCGCCTATCATGGCCTGGCGTCCGGCGGCATCGGCTGGGGCCTGCCCGCCGCCGTCGGCGTGCAGATCGCCCAGCCCGACCGCCCCGTGGTCGCCGTGATCGGCGACGGCAGCGCCATGTATTCGATCCAGGCCCTGTGGACGGCGGCCGCCATGAAGCTGCCGCTGACCTACGTGATCGCCAACAACGGCGGCTACCGCATCATCAAGCAGCGCCTGAAATCCTTCCACGGATCGGAAAACTACATCGCCATGGACTTCGTCGACCCGCCCATCGATTTCGTCGCCGTGGCGCAGGGCATGGGCCTGACGGCGGAACGCATCACCGACCCGGCCCGCGTGCGCCCGGCCCTGACCGAGGCCATCGCCAACCCGGGCCCGAACCTGCTGGAAATCGTCGTCGACGGAACGGTCTGA
- a CDS encoding enolase C-terminal domain-like protein, with protein sequence MKITAVLERTLPISRYADPAIPPGGLDTSAVAIVTDLVRDGAPVVGYGFASIGRFAQGGLIRDRFAPRLLAAADLGDAETGGPDPDRAWAAMMAGEKPGGHGERSVAVGALDMAIWDAAAKAADLPLWRYLARRLGRDEALAAGPVPVYAGGGYYYPTDDRARLRDEMAMFRDAGYTRAKIKVGAAGLAEDTGRIETAAEALGGAGNLAVDAVYSYGADTAMTAAKAYAPYGLWWFEDICDPLDYPLLAEVASAYGPPIAAGEATFGTADAHNLLRYGGLRADRDILLFDIAHCYGLPEYIRMIELAEGMGWNRRSFWPHGGHLFTLHAVAALGLGGAEVNPHNFQPFGGLTDDGVVTGGHATPPELPGIGFEGRAALADLFDDLLRRGA encoded by the coding sequence ATGAAGATCACCGCCGTCCTGGAACGCACCCTGCCCATTTCCCGTTATGCCGACCCGGCGATTCCGCCGGGTGGCCTGGACACCAGCGCCGTCGCGATCGTCACGGACCTTGTCCGCGACGGCGCGCCGGTCGTCGGCTACGGCTTCGCGTCCATCGGGCGGTTCGCCCAGGGCGGGTTGATCCGCGACCGCTTCGCGCCGCGCCTTCTGGCGGCGGCCGACCTCGGCGATGCGGAGACGGGCGGCCCCGACCCGGACCGCGCCTGGGCCGCCATGATGGCCGGTGAAAAGCCCGGCGGCCATGGCGAGCGCAGCGTCGCCGTCGGCGCCCTGGACATGGCGATTTGGGACGCGGCGGCCAAGGCGGCGGACCTACCCTTGTGGCGCTATCTCGCCCGCCGCCTGGGCCGCGACGAGGCTCTGGCGGCGGGCCCCGTGCCCGTTTACGCCGGGGGCGGATATTACTACCCCACGGACGACCGGGCGCGGCTGCGGGACGAAATGGCAATGTTCCGCGACGCCGGCTACACCCGCGCCAAGATCAAGGTTGGTGCGGCGGGCCTGGCCGAGGATACGGGCCGCATCGAGACCGCTGCCGAAGCCCTGGGTGGGGCCGGCAACCTGGCCGTGGACGCCGTCTACAGCTACGGCGCGGACACGGCGATGACCGCCGCCAAGGCCTATGCACCTTATGGCCTGTGGTGGTTCGAGGACATCTGCGACCCGCTGGATTACCCCCTGTTGGCCGAGGTGGCATCAGCCTACGGCCCGCCCATAGCGGCAGGCGAGGCGACGTTCGGCACGGCCGACGCGCATAACCTGCTGCGCTATGGCGGCCTGCGGGCGGACCGGGATATCCTGCTGTTCGATATCGCCCATTGCTACGGCTTGCCGGAATATATCCGCATGATTGAACTGGCCGAGGGCATGGGCTGGAACCGGCGGTCGTTCTGGCCCCATGGCGGGCATCTGTTCACCCTGCATGCCGTGGCCGCCCTGGGCCTGGGCGGGGCCGAGGTCAACCCCCACAACTTCCAGCCGTTCGGCGGACTGACCGACGATGGAGTGGTGACCGGCGGGCACGCGACGCCGCCGGAGCTGCCGGGGATCGGTTTCGAAGGCCGGGCCGCCCTGGCGGACCTGTTCGACGATCTGCTGCGCCGGGGCGCCTGA